The following coding sequences are from one Microvirgula aerodenitrificans DSM 15089 window:
- a CDS encoding CobD/CbiB family protein — MTLISIILALALEQLRPLGNRNRLLLQFTRYANTLERNFNAGESRHGMLAWLLAVLLPVILSLAVFYSLHKLSPLLALVWNVGILYLTMGFRHFSSALTEITEALNEGRVIDAQLSLGRWTGQPTSELDVNEISRLTIEQGVVDSYRHVFGTMFWYVLLPGPSGAVLYRLASMLYQKWGVRDLQFGDRFGLPARRISEWLDWLPIRLTSATFAVMGDFEDAVYCWRAQAQAWGNYAYGILLASAAGAIGVKLGDPLRQDYTVKYRPELGVGDDADPDYLKRAIGLVWRSVVVWLFVILLFTVARALV; from the coding sequence ATGACTCTGATCTCGATCATCCTGGCTCTCGCGCTGGAGCAGTTGCGGCCGCTCGGCAATCGTAACCGCCTGCTCCTGCAGTTCACCCGTTACGCCAACACGCTCGAACGCAATTTCAATGCGGGCGAGTCCCGCCACGGCATGCTGGCCTGGCTGCTGGCCGTGCTGCTGCCGGTCATCCTGTCGCTGGCCGTGTTTTACTCGCTGCACAAGCTGTCGCCACTGCTGGCGCTGGTCTGGAACGTGGGCATCCTCTATCTGACGATGGGGTTCCGCCACTTTTCCAGTGCGCTGACCGAAATTACCGAGGCGCTGAACGAAGGCCGTGTCATCGACGCACAGCTGTCGCTCGGACGCTGGACCGGGCAGCCGACATCGGAGCTCGACGTCAACGAAATTTCGCGCCTGACCATCGAGCAGGGCGTGGTCGACTCATACCGGCATGTGTTCGGCACCATGTTCTGGTATGTACTGCTGCCGGGGCCGAGCGGTGCGGTGCTGTACCGTCTGGCCAGCATGCTGTACCAGAAGTGGGGCGTGCGCGACCTGCAGTTCGGCGACCGCTTCGGTCTGCCGGCCCGCCGGATCAGCGAATGGCTGGACTGGCTGCCGATCCGGCTGACCAGTGCCACCTTTGCCGTGATGGGAGATTTCGAGGATGCCGTGTACTGCTGGCGTGCCCAGGCCCAGGCCTGGGGCAACTACGCCTACGGCATTCTGCTGGCCAGCGCGGCCGGTGCCATTGGCGTCAAGCTCGGTGATCCGCTGCGGCAGGACTACACCGTCAAGTACCGCCCGGAACTCGGCGTCGGCGACGATGCCGACCCGGATTACCTGAAGCGTGCGATCGGTCTGGTCTGGCGTTCTGTCGTGGTGTGGCTGTTCGTGATCCTGCTGTTCACCGTGGCGCGCGCCCTGGTGTGA
- a CDS encoding DEAD/DEAH box helicase has protein sequence MSFAELGLPAEIQRAIDELGYSEPTPIQARAIPEVLAGRDLLAAAQTGTGKTAAFTLPILARLRRHASTSVSPAMHPVRCLILTPTRELADQVASSVEQYRKYLPLRHAVVFGGINIDPQKEALRRGVEIVVATPGRLLDHIEQKTVILNRVEMLVLDEADRMLDMGFIPDIRRIISLLPKTRQTLLFSATFSAEIKRLSSEFMTDPITIEVARQNATAASIEQRVFAVDGARKRQLLGRLINEREMTQVIVFCRTKQGADRLARELRQFDHIQAEAIHGDKAQQARLDTLASFKDGKLRVLVATDIAARGLDITELPYVVNFEMPNSPEDYVHRIGRTGRAGSSGVALSLMSEDEQRLLEAIEKLTRQTLKPECHNAFWPSWIPRPVTERPPRPALAERKPAPVKASRIENVDNDRSDVDDDDDDELPLRQGRRLPLTPRFQREPREVPALLLPPRYERA, from the coding sequence ATGTCGTTTGCCGAACTGGGACTGCCCGCAGAGATTCAGCGTGCTATTGATGAGCTCGGCTACAGCGAGCCAACCCCGATTCAGGCGCGCGCCATCCCTGAAGTGCTCGCCGGACGGGACCTGCTTGCCGCCGCCCAGACCGGGACCGGCAAGACTGCCGCGTTCACGCTGCCGATCCTGGCGCGCCTGCGCCGGCATGCCAGCACCAGCGTCAGCCCGGCCATGCACCCGGTGCGCTGCCTGATCCTGACGCCGACCCGCGAACTGGCCGACCAGGTTGCCTCGTCGGTCGAGCAATACCGCAAATACCTGCCGCTGCGTCATGCCGTCGTTTTTGGCGGGATCAATATTGATCCGCAGAAAGAAGCGCTGCGCCGCGGGGTGGAAATCGTCGTCGCCACACCGGGACGCCTGCTCGACCATATCGAACAGAAAACCGTCATCCTGAACCGGGTCGAAATGCTGGTGCTGGACGAAGCCGACCGCATGCTCGACATGGGCTTCATCCCCGACATCCGCCGCATTATCAGCCTGCTGCCGAAGACGCGTCAGACCCTGCTGTTCTCCGCCACGTTCTCGGCCGAGATCAAGCGTCTGTCCAGCGAATTCATGACCGACCCGATCACCATCGAGGTCGCTCGCCAGAACGCGACCGCGGCGTCGATCGAACAGCGCGTGTTCGCCGTCGACGGTGCCCGCAAGCGCCAGCTGCTTGGCCGCCTGATCAATGAGCGCGAAATGACCCAGGTCATCGTGTTCTGCCGCACCAAGCAGGGTGCCGACCGGCTGGCACGCGAACTGCGCCAGTTCGATCACATCCAGGCCGAAGCCATCCACGGCGACAAGGCCCAGCAGGCGCGACTGGATACCCTGGCTTCGTTCAAGGATGGCAAGCTGCGCGTGCTGGTGGCAACCGACATCGCCGCGCGCGGGCTCGACATCACCGAACTGCCGTACGTGGTGAACTTCGAGATGCCGAATTCGCCCGAAGACTACGTGCACCGCATTGGCCGTACCGGCCGCGCCGGCAGCTCCGGTGTTGCCCTGTCGCTGATGAGTGAAGACGAACAGCGCCTGCTCGAAGCCATCGAAAAGCTGACCCGGCAGACGCTGAAGCCGGAATGCCACAACGCCTTCTGGCCGAGCTGGATTCCGCGTCCGGTGACCGAGCGCCCGCCCCGTCCGGCACTGGCCGAACGCAAACCGGCGCCGGTGAAGGCCAGCCGCATCGAGAACGTCGACAACGATCGCAGCGATGTGGATGACGACGACGATGACGAGCTGCCGCTCAGGCAGGGTCGGCGTTTGCCGCTGACCCCGCGCTTCCAGCGCGAGCCGCGCGAAGTGCCGGCACTGTTGCTGCCGCCGCGTTACGAGCGCGCCTGA
- a CDS encoding NAD-dependent protein deacylase has product MTAELDQLAGWIAASRRLVVMTGAGMSTESGIPDFRSYQGRYTRDQSLPEVISIDYFYRDPVAFWAAFKDIFQLKLSAGHAPNDGHRLLAALDDGDRHVTVVTQNVDGLHARAGSRHIVEVHGSIERAQCPSCGTVHDLDWINAHTLPECSRCGDILKPDVVLYGEAVERMDDAVAALVDCDLLLVMGSSLEVGPINQLPLIARRIGLRTVLVNLGPTQFESAFDLRITDRIGLVARELAPKLGLTL; this is encoded by the coding sequence ATGACTGCCGAACTCGATCAACTGGCCGGGTGGATTGCTGCCTCCCGGCGTCTGGTCGTCATGACCGGCGCCGGCATGAGCACCGAATCCGGCATCCCCGATTTCCGCTCCTACCAGGGACGCTATACCCGCGACCAGAGTCTGCCGGAAGTGATCTCCATCGATTACTTCTACCGCGACCCGGTCGCATTCTGGGCAGCGTTCAAGGATATTTTCCAGCTGAAGCTGTCCGCCGGCCATGCGCCGAACGACGGTCACCGTCTGCTGGCCGCCCTGGATGACGGAGACCGGCACGTTACCGTCGTCACGCAGAACGTTGACGGCCTGCACGCCCGTGCCGGCAGCCGGCATATCGTCGAAGTCCATGGTTCCATCGAGCGTGCGCAGTGCCCGAGTTGCGGCACCGTGCATGACCTGGACTGGATCAATGCCCACACGCTGCCGGAATGCAGCCGCTGCGGTGACATCCTCAAACCGGATGTCGTGCTGTATGGCGAAGCCGTCGAGCGCATGGACGATGCCGTGGCCGCCCTGGTCGATTGCGACCTGCTGCTGGTGATGGGGTCGTCGCTGGAAGTCGGACCGATCAACCAGTTGCCGCTGATTGCCCGCCGCATCGGCCTGCGCACGGTGCTGGTGAACTTGGGGCCGACCCAGTTCGAGTCGGCCTTCGACCTGCGGATCACCGACCGGATCGGGCTGGTGGCGCGTGAACTCGCGCCGAAACTGGGCCTGACGCTGTAA
- a CDS encoding RrF2 family transcriptional regulator gives MRLTSFTDYSLRVLMYAALCDDRLVTIGELADTYRISANHLMKVVHLLGQHGYLLTVRGKGGGLRLGRAPAQINLGELVRLTEGSDALVECFGSEHSACRIEHACLLYGVLREAQEAFFSTLGHYTLASLLERPVPLSRALGLTIPITPA, from the coding sequence ATGAGACTGACTTCCTTCACCGACTACAGCCTGCGGGTGCTGATGTACGCCGCCCTGTGCGATGACCGTCTGGTCACCATTGGCGAACTGGCTGACACCTACCGCATTTCTGCCAACCATCTGATGAAGGTCGTGCACCTGCTGGGCCAGCATGGCTATCTGCTGACTGTGCGTGGCAAGGGGGGCGGCCTGCGGCTGGGCCGCGCACCGGCGCAGATCAATCTGGGCGAGCTGGTCCGCCTGACCGAGGGGAGTGACGCGCTGGTCGAGTGCTTCGGCAGCGAACACTCGGCATGCCGCATCGAGCATGCCTGTCTGTTGTATGGGGTATTGCGCGAGGCGCAGGAAGCGTTTTTTTCCACGCTGGGGCACTACACGCTGGCATCGCTGCTGGAAAGACCGGTACCGTTGTCCCGTGCACTCGGGCTGACCATTCCGATCACGCCGGCCTGA